A window from Pseudomonas sp. Tri1 encodes these proteins:
- a CDS encoding methyl-accepting chemotaxis protein, translated as MNLLNLFKKARAHTQGAVSVVCSAGELDQALASVRVEPVLVTGFVSPHLDIDQIAAKVKKRFAHSAISLCTTSGELCNGTNTLYCQTGDTWDRVVLQLFDSSVIASAEVVMVPLECEDIRSGGKRLAMRERIAKLVNNIKQARVNTPIDHRDTLAYVVFDGLSASESFFMEALYESGRFPCLFVGGSAGGKTDFKKTLISDGQRSYQNHAQIVFLKTAADVRFGVFKSQNFQPAGLTFNVLTASVEDRTIDQVIDSRGNIKSMVQALCDAFECTAQALEKKLADYSFAIRVGEELFVRSIARIDYQQQIIQLFCDVAPGEELVMVKRTPLREATRIDYEKFLRGKGGRPVAAILNDCILRRLNNSSDLGSMAGIFGDVPLAGFSTFGEILGLNLNQTLTAIFFFRITKGASFSDEYVDNFIAHYGEFKAFFLRRQIKKLAGLNHVVVKQIMAFKMNDFNSALDTRGLDNTILPVFDGLTDLGQVLAQASQQQAEMATQIKHYSGELHLSMDDLTGTIDRQNTVAEQAGTTVEQLATQAGEAVVGARALASSSLRIQSIVQVIQQIAGQTNLLALNAAIEAARAGEMGRGFAVVADEVRKLAEITRKNAAEIGVDIDLLSKEIQGVAQQIEDQSTAVGALREMLDVLEDSSRTTEGTAQRTKTIADTLTGLTHTNA; from the coding sequence ATGAATCTACTGAATCTCTTCAAAAAGGCCCGAGCCCACACCCAAGGTGCTGTCAGCGTGGTTTGTAGCGCTGGCGAACTTGATCAGGCGCTGGCCAGCGTGCGCGTAGAACCGGTGTTGGTCACCGGATTTGTCTCCCCTCACCTGGACATCGACCAGATCGCCGCCAAGGTCAAAAAGCGCTTTGCCCACAGTGCTATCAGCCTGTGCACGACGTCTGGAGAGCTGTGCAATGGCACTAACACGCTGTACTGCCAGACCGGCGACACCTGGGACCGGGTGGTGCTGCAACTGTTTGATTCCAGTGTGATTGCCTCGGCCGAGGTGGTGATGGTGCCGCTGGAGTGCGAAGACATTCGCAGCGGGGGCAAACGCCTGGCCATGCGTGAGCGAATTGCCAAGCTGGTGAACAACATCAAACAGGCGCGGGTGAACACGCCCATTGACCACCGCGATACCTTGGCCTACGTGGTGTTCGATGGTCTTTCGGCGTCCGAGTCGTTCTTTATGGAGGCGCTCTACGAGTCCGGGCGTTTCCCTTGCCTGTTCGTCGGCGGCTCTGCCGGAGGCAAGACTGATTTCAAGAAAACCCTGATCAGTGACGGCCAGCGCAGTTACCAGAACCATGCGCAAATAGTCTTCCTGAAAACCGCCGCGGATGTGCGCTTCGGGGTATTCAAAAGCCAGAACTTCCAACCGGCCGGGTTGACTTTCAACGTGCTGACCGCATCGGTGGAAGACCGCACCATTGACCAGGTCATCGACAGCCGTGGCAACATCAAGAGCATGGTGCAAGCACTGTGCGACGCATTCGAGTGCACAGCCCAAGCGCTGGAAAAGAAACTGGCCGACTACTCGTTCGCCATCCGGGTGGGTGAAGAGCTGTTCGTGCGCTCCATTGCCCGCATTGACTATCAACAACAAATCATTCAGCTGTTCTGCGACGTTGCGCCCGGCGAAGAGTTGGTGATGGTCAAGCGCACGCCCCTTCGCGAAGCGACCCGCATCGACTACGAGAAATTCCTCAGAGGCAAAGGCGGTCGACCGGTAGCGGCCATTCTCAACGACTGCATCCTGCGCCGGCTCAACAACAGCAGCGACCTGGGCAGCATGGCCGGTATTTTCGGTGATGTGCCGTTGGCCGGCTTCTCGACTTTTGGTGAAATCCTGGGCCTTAACCTGAATCAGACGCTCACGGCGATCTTTTTCTTTCGAATCACTAAGGGCGCCAGTTTCAGCGATGAATACGTCGATAACTTCATCGCCCACTATGGCGAGTTCAAAGCCTTCTTCCTGCGTCGCCAGATCAAGAAGCTGGCGGGCCTGAACCACGTAGTGGTCAAGCAGATCATGGCGTTCAAGATGAATGACTTCAACAGCGCCTTGGACACCCGCGGCCTGGATAACACGATCCTGCCAGTGTTCGACGGCCTGACGGACCTGGGCCAGGTGTTGGCACAGGCCAGCCAGCAGCAAGCGGAGATGGCTACGCAAATCAAGCATTACTCGGGTGAACTGCACCTGTCGATGGATGACCTGACGGGCACGATAGATCGGCAAAACACCGTTGCCGAGCAGGCCGGCACGACCGTGGAGCAGTTGGCCACGCAAGCCGGTGAAGCGGTGGTCGGCGCGCGTGCGCTCGCCAGTTCAAGCCTGCGTATCCAGTCGATCGTGCAGGTGATTCAGCAAATCGCCGGGCAGACCAACCTGCTGGCGCTCAACGCTGCCATCGAAGCCGCGCGGGCGGGTGAAATGGGCAGAGGTTTCGCCGTGGTGGCTGACGAGGTGCGCAAGCTCGCCGAAATCACCCGCAAGAATGCCGCTGAAATCGGCGTGGATATTGACCTGCTGTCAAAGGAGATCCAAGGCGTCGCCCAACAGATCGAAGATCAGTCCACCGCCGTGGGCGCACTGCGCGAAATGCTCGATGTCCTGGAGGACTCAAGCCGCACCACTGAAGGGACGGCGCAACGCACAAAGACCATCGCCGACACCTTGACCGGGCTGACCCACACCAATGCCTGA
- a CDS encoding TetR/AcrR family transcriptional regulator has product MGRQREFDVDKALDAALCVFWRKGYEGASYTDLTQATGVERPALYSAFGNKEALFRRALERYYEHYLDFFPAALEQPTSLEVAAHILRGAVELSTRYPDRKGCLGIHGALAGSDDAEPIRCTLIEARATAETSLRERFERAKQEGDLPETANCTALAAFVMAMTHGMAVQAKAGFSRDVLEAVVEQALSTWPSKALDTLEA; this is encoded by the coding sequence ATGGGGCGTCAGCGCGAGTTCGACGTGGATAAGGCGCTGGACGCAGCGCTTTGCGTATTTTGGCGCAAAGGCTATGAGGGCGCGTCCTACACCGATCTGACACAAGCCACGGGGGTCGAGCGTCCGGCGCTCTACTCGGCGTTCGGCAACAAGGAGGCGCTGTTCCGCCGAGCACTTGAACGCTATTACGAGCACTATCTGGATTTTTTCCCCGCGGCGCTGGAACAACCCACCTCGCTGGAGGTAGCAGCACACATCCTTCGCGGAGCGGTCGAGCTGAGTACCCGTTACCCGGATCGCAAGGGGTGTCTCGGCATCCATGGCGCATTGGCTGGCTCGGACGATGCCGAACCCATCCGATGCACCCTGATCGAGGCACGCGCAACCGCAGAGACCTCGCTACGTGAGCGCTTCGAGCGGGCAAAGCAGGAAGGCGATCTGCCCGAGACGGCCAACTGTACGGCACTGGCCGCCTTTGTGATGGCGATGACACACGGCATGGCGGTTCAAGCAAAGGCCGGTTTCAGTCGCGATGTACTGGAGGCGGTTGTCGAGCAGGCGTTATCGACCTGGCCATCCAAAGCTCTGGATACCCTTGAAGCGTGA
- a CDS encoding aldo/keto reductase, whose amino-acid sequence MMTRQLGHHGPHVSAIGLGCMGMSDFYTTGVDEREAIATLHRAVELGVTLFDTADMYGPHTNEELLGRALHGKRESICLATKFGLVRSSDPHARGVNGRPEYVRQSVEGSLKRLNTDYLDLYYQHRVDPLVPIEETIGAMAELVKAGKVRHIGISEASAETIQRAHAVHPLAAVQSEYSLWSRDPEHNGVLDTCRRLGIAFVAYSPLGRGFLTGELKSPDDFAADDYRRFNPRFQADNFSRNLVLVERVKALAANKGISASQLALAWVLAQGNDVIPIPGTKQRKYLESNVAAATLALSADELAHLDEIFAAEGVVAGDRYSAQTMTLLNG is encoded by the coding sequence ATGATGACCCGCCAACTCGGCCATCACGGCCCACACGTTTCAGCCATCGGCCTGGGCTGCATGGGCATGTCGGACTTCTACACCACCGGGGTGGATGAGCGAGAGGCGATCGCCACGCTGCACCGCGCCGTGGAACTGGGCGTGACGCTGTTCGACACCGCTGACATGTATGGGCCGCACACCAACGAAGAACTGCTCGGACGCGCCTTGCACGGCAAGCGTGAAAGCATTTGCCTGGCCACCAAGTTCGGCCTGGTGCGCAGCAGCGACCCCCATGCCCGAGGCGTCAATGGCCGCCCCGAATACGTCAGGCAATCGGTCGAGGGTAGCCTCAAACGGCTCAATACCGACTACCTCGACCTCTACTATCAGCACCGCGTTGACCCGCTCGTTCCCATCGAAGAGACCATCGGGGCCATGGCCGAATTGGTCAAGGCAGGCAAGGTCCGTCACATTGGCATCTCAGAAGCCAGCGCCGAGACCATCCAAAGGGCCCATGCGGTCCATCCACTGGCTGCGGTTCAAAGCGAATACTCGCTGTGGTCCCGTGACCCTGAGCACAATGGCGTGCTCGACACCTGTCGGCGCCTGGGCATTGCCTTCGTCGCCTACAGCCCGCTGGGCCGCGGGTTTCTGACGGGTGAGCTGAAGAGCCCGGACGATTTTGCCGCCGATGATTATCGCCGCTTCAACCCACGCTTCCAGGCCGACAATTTCAGTCGAAACCTGGTGTTGGTGGAGCGGGTCAAGGCATTGGCTGCGAACAAGGGCATCAGTGCTTCGCAACTGGCCCTGGCGTGGGTATTGGCTCAGGGCAACGATGTCATCCCGATCCCGGGCACCAAGCAACGCAAATACCTGGAGAGCAATGTCGCGGCCGCAACGCTGGCATTGAGCGCCGATGAGCTGGCCCATCTGGATGAAATTTTTGCCGCCGAAGGGGTTGTAGCCGGCGATCGGTACAGTGCGCAGACGATGACTCTATTGAACGGCTGA
- the glcE gene encoding glycolate oxidase subunit GlcE — MPYDHDASATLLEQVNHALGERTPLRIQGGNSKAMLGRPACGDVLDTRLHRGIVSYDPTELVLTARAGTPLVELEAALDAAGQFLPFEPPHLGPQATLGGMVATGLSGPRRPWAGSVRDYVLGTRVITGQGKLLRFGGEVMKNVAGYDLSRLMAGSFGCLGLLTEVSLKVLPKPRQCRSVRLEMDVHQALGELAEWGQQPIPISAACHDGAALHLRLEGGEGSVASAIDRLGGDTLDNSYWADLREQRLGFFATPEPLWRLSLPNNIAPLDLPGRQLLDWGGAQRWLKSTAAPEIIRQAASNVGGHATLYAIDETPFQPLAGPLLRYHQNLKKQLDPQGIFNPGRIYADL, encoded by the coding sequence ATGCCCTACGATCATGACGCCAGCGCCACGCTGCTGGAACAGGTCAACCACGCCCTCGGCGAACGCACACCGCTGCGCATCCAAGGCGGCAACAGCAAAGCCATGCTGGGCCGACCAGCCTGCGGTGACGTATTGGATACCCGCCTGCATCGCGGCATCGTCAGCTACGACCCGACCGAACTGGTGCTCACCGCACGCGCCGGCACCCCCCTGGTGGAGCTCGAAGCAGCCCTCGACGCCGCCGGGCAATTCCTGCCATTCGAGCCCCCACACCTGGGCCCGCAGGCGACCCTGGGCGGCATGGTCGCCACCGGTTTGTCCGGGCCACGGCGCCCCTGGGCCGGCTCGGTGCGGGATTACGTGTTGGGCACCCGAGTCATCACCGGGCAAGGCAAGTTGCTGCGTTTTGGCGGCGAAGTCATGAAGAATGTCGCCGGCTATGACCTGTCGCGCCTCATGGCCGGCAGCTTCGGCTGCCTGGGGCTACTCACGGAGGTGTCCTTGAAGGTCCTGCCCAAGCCACGCCAGTGCCGCAGCGTGCGACTGGAAATGGATGTTCACCAGGCGTTGGGTGAACTGGCCGAATGGGGCCAGCAGCCAATCCCGATCAGCGCGGCCTGTCATGACGGCGCGGCACTGCACCTGCGCCTGGAAGGTGGCGAGGGCTCGGTGGCCTCGGCCATCGACCGTCTCGGTGGCGACACCCTCGACAACAGTTACTGGGCTGACCTGCGGGAACAGCGCCTGGGATTCTTTGCCACACCCGAACCGTTGTGGCGGCTTTCGCTGCCGAACAACATCGCTCCCCTGGATCTACCCGGTCGACAACTGTTGGACTGGGGGGGCGCCCAGCGGTGGCTGAAATCCACGGCTGCGCCTGAAATCATTCGCCAGGCTGCGTCCAACGTCGGTGGTCACGCAACCCTCTACGCCATCGACGAAACGCCCTTCCAGCCGTTGGCCGGACCGTTGCTGCGCTACCACCAGAACCTGAAGAAGCAGCTCGACCCCCAGGGCATCTTCAATCCGGGCCGTATATACGCCGACCTCTGA
- the glcF gene encoding glycolate oxidase subunit GlcF gives MQTHLSEQAKSLPRAEEAERILRSCVHCGFCTATCPTYQLLGDELDGPRGRIYLIKQVLEGQAVTAKTQLHLDRCLTCRSCETTCPSGVQYHNLLDIGRAVVEQKVPRPLTERMFRQGLRAVLPRPALFKALTQVAKVFRPLLPHALQTKLPRQHPAAKPRPPVRHARHVLMLEGCVQPTLSPNTNAAAARVLDRLGISVVSAPEAGCCGAIDYHLNAQEKGLERARRNIDAWWPALEAGAEAIVQTASGCGAFVQEYGKLLKHDPAYAAKAERVSTLARDLVQVLHAEPLETLGLHGDRRLAFHCPCTLQHAQKLGGAVEGVLGRLGFSLTTVPDSHLCCGSAGTYLLTQPELSRQLRDNKLNALESGNPQVIVTANIGCQTHLDSAGRTPVRHWIELVEEALI, from the coding sequence ATGCAAACCCATCTGAGCGAACAAGCCAAAAGCCTCCCCCGCGCCGAGGAAGCCGAGCGTATCCTGCGCTCATGCGTGCATTGTGGATTCTGTACGGCCACCTGCCCCACTTACCAATTGCTGGGGGATGAACTGGATGGCCCCCGCGGGCGCATCTACCTGATCAAGCAGGTACTCGAAGGCCAGGCGGTCACCGCCAAGACCCAGTTGCACCTGGATCGCTGCCTGACCTGCCGCAGCTGCGAGACCACCTGTCCATCCGGCGTGCAATATCACAACCTGCTGGATATCGGTCGCGCTGTCGTCGAGCAGAAGGTACCGCGCCCGCTCACCGAACGCATGTTTCGCCAGGGCCTGCGCGCGGTACTGCCACGGCCAGCACTCTTCAAAGCGTTGACCCAGGTTGCGAAGGTTTTCCGTCCGCTGCTACCCCATGCCCTGCAAACCAAGCTGCCGCGCCAGCACCCTGCGGCCAAGCCACGTCCGCCAGTACGCCATGCGCGCCATGTACTGATGCTCGAAGGTTGCGTGCAGCCGACCCTGTCGCCCAACACCAACGCCGCTGCCGCACGCGTCCTGGATCGCCTGGGCATCTCGGTGGTATCGGCCCCAGAGGCCGGTTGTTGTGGGGCAATCGACTACCACCTCAATGCCCAGGAAAAAGGCCTCGAGCGGGCCAGGCGCAACATCGACGCCTGGTGGCCAGCCCTCGAGGCCGGGGCCGAAGCCATTGTCCAGACCGCCAGCGGTTGCGGCGCCTTCGTGCAAGAGTATGGCAAGTTGCTTAAGCATGACCCGGCCTACGCCGCCAAGGCCGAACGTGTCAGCACCTTGGCTCGCGACCTGGTGCAAGTGCTGCACGCCGAACCCCTGGAAACCCTCGGCTTGCATGGCGACCGGCGCCTGGCCTTCCACTGTCCCTGCACCCTGCAGCATGCCCAGAAGCTCGGCGGCGCCGTGGAAGGGGTACTCGGGCGCCTCGGGTTCAGCCTCACGACGGTGCCCGACAGTCATCTTTGTTGTGGCTCGGCAGGCACGTATTTGCTGACCCAACCCGAGCTGTCCCGGCAATTGCGCGACAACAAGCTCAACGCTTTGGAGAGCGGCAATCCGCAAGTGATCGTAACGGCCAACATCGGCTGCCAGACCCACCTCGACAGCGCCGGACGCACACCGGTGCGTCATTGGATCGAGCTGGTCGAAGAAGCACTGATCTAG
- a CDS encoding type 1 glutamine amidotransferase domain-containing protein, whose product MKILMVLTSHDQLGDTGKKTGFWLEEFASPYYVFADAKATVTLASPKGGQPPLDPKSDEEDAQTDATRRFRADTQAQAALANTVPLGEIDPYDFDAVFYPGGHGPLWDLAEDTDSKTLLEAFYAANKPVAAVCHAPGVFKNVQAPDGQPVVKGKKVTGFTNSEEAAVGLTHVVPFLVEDMLKAKGGEYSKGADWASHVVEDGHLITGQNPASSEAAAKALLKRLGQEQMA is encoded by the coding sequence ATGAAAATTCTAATGGTCCTTACATCCCACGATCAGTTGGGCGACACCGGCAAGAAAACCGGTTTCTGGCTGGAAGAGTTCGCCTCGCCCTATTACGTGTTTGCCGACGCCAAGGCGACAGTCACGCTTGCATCTCCCAAGGGCGGACAGCCGCCACTGGACCCCAAAAGCGATGAGGAAGATGCCCAGACAGACGCCACGCGCCGTTTTCGCGCCGATACGCAGGCCCAAGCGGCCCTGGCCAACACGGTGCCGCTGGGCGAGATTGACCCCTATGATTTCGATGCCGTGTTTTACCCCGGCGGTCATGGGCCGCTCTGGGACCTGGCCGAGGACACGGATTCGAAGACCCTGCTCGAAGCCTTTTATGCCGCTAACAAGCCCGTGGCCGCCGTTTGTCACGCTCCTGGCGTGTTCAAGAACGTTCAAGCCCCGGACGGCCAGCCTGTGGTGAAGGGCAAGAAAGTGACCGGGTTCACCAACTCAGAGGAAGCGGCGGTGGGGCTGACACACGTGGTGCCGTTTCTGGTGGAGGACATGCTCAAGGCTAAAGGCGGCGAGTATTCCAAGGGGGCGGACTGGGCGAGCCATGTGGTCGAAGACGGGCACTTGATCACGGGTCAGAACCCGGCTTCATCCGAAGCGGCCGCCAAAGCGTTGCTCAAGCGGCTGGGGCAGGAACAGATGGCCTGA
- the glcD gene encoding glycolate oxidase subunit GlcD: protein MNILYDERVDGVLPRVDKSALISELREALPDLELLHSPEDLRPYECDGLSAYRVMPLLVALPERIEQVQALLRICHTRQVPVVARGAGTGLSGGALPLEQGLLLVMARFNRILEVNPQGRYARVQPGVRNLAISQAAAPYGLYYAPDPSSQIACSIGGNVAENAGGVHCLKYGLTVHNLLKVDILTVEGQSMTLGSDALDTPGFDLLALFTGSEGMLGIITEVTVKLLPKPQVARVLLASFDSVEKAGRAVGDIIAAGIIPGGLEMMDNLSIRATEDFIHAGYPVDAAAILLCELDGVEADVRDDCERVEAVLKAAGAVHVRVACDEAERARFWAGRKNAFPAVGRISPDYYCMDGTIPRRELPRVLKGISDLSDEHGLRVANVFHAGDGNMHPLILFDANQPGELERAETLGGKILELCVQVGGSITGEHGVGREKINQMCAQFNSDELTVFHAVKKAFDPLGLLNPGKNIPTLQRCAEFGSMHVHLGNLPFPELERF, encoded by the coding sequence ATGAATATTCTCTACGATGAGCGCGTCGATGGTGTATTACCCCGGGTCGACAAGTCCGCGCTGATTTCAGAACTGCGCGAGGCCCTCCCCGACCTTGAGCTGTTGCACAGCCCGGAGGACCTGAGGCCGTATGAATGCGACGGGCTTTCGGCCTACCGCGTCATGCCACTGTTGGTCGCCCTGCCCGAGCGCATCGAGCAGGTACAGGCGCTGTTGCGTATCTGCCATACCCGTCAGGTACCGGTCGTGGCCCGAGGTGCCGGCACCGGGCTGTCGGGCGGCGCCTTGCCGTTGGAACAGGGGCTTCTGTTGGTGATGGCGCGCTTCAATCGCATCCTGGAAGTCAACCCTCAAGGCCGCTATGCACGAGTCCAGCCTGGGGTGCGCAACCTGGCGATCTCCCAGGCTGCCGCGCCTTACGGGTTGTACTACGCACCCGATCCGTCTTCCCAGATCGCCTGTTCCATCGGTGGCAACGTGGCGGAGAACGCCGGCGGCGTGCATTGCCTGAAGTACGGCCTGACCGTGCATAACCTGCTCAAGGTCGACATCCTCACCGTCGAGGGCCAAAGCATGACGCTGGGCAGCGACGCCCTGGATACGCCTGGATTCGATTTGCTGGCCCTGTTCACGGGCTCGGAAGGGATGCTCGGCATCATCACCGAAGTGACGGTCAAACTGCTGCCCAAGCCCCAGGTGGCCCGCGTGCTGCTCGCCAGTTTCGACTCGGTGGAAAAGGCCGGTCGCGCCGTGGGCGACATCATTGCCGCCGGGATCATCCCCGGCGGATTGGAGATGATGGACAACCTGTCGATTCGAGCCACCGAGGACTTCATCCACGCCGGCTACCCGGTAGACGCTGCGGCCATCCTGCTGTGCGAACTGGACGGTGTGGAAGCCGATGTGCGGGACGATTGCGAACGGGTCGAGGCCGTCTTGAAGGCTGCCGGGGCCGTTCATGTGCGGGTGGCCTGCGACGAAGCCGAACGGGCGCGTTTCTGGGCCGGGCGCAAGAACGCGTTTCCCGCCGTGGGGCGCATCTCACCGGACTACTACTGCATGGACGGCACCATCCCACGACGCGAACTGCCGCGGGTGCTCAAAGGCATCAGCGACCTGTCCGACGAGCATGGCCTGCGCGTGGCCAACGTATTCCATGCCGGGGACGGCAACATGCACCCACTCATTCTGTTCGACGCCAACCAGCCCGGCGAGCTGGAGCGCGCCGAGACGCTGGGCGGCAAGATCCTGGAACTGTGCGTGCAAGTCGGTGGCAGCATCACCGGGGAGCATGGTGTCGGGCGCGAGAAGATCAACCAAATGTGCGCGCAGTTCAACAGCGACGAGTTGACCGTGTTCCACGCGGTAAAAAAGGCCTTTGACCCGCTGGGCCTGCTCAATCCCGGCAAGAACATCCCGACCCTGCAGCGCTGTGCGGAGTTCGGTTCGATGCACGTGCACCTCGGTAACCTGCCGTTCCCGGAACTGGAGCGCTTCTGA
- a CDS encoding SDR family oxidoreductase: protein MQKLLTGKVALVTGGSRGLGAAVAQALADQGADVAISYVASAAKANAVVESLKAKGIRAFAIQSDQADMAAAKPLIDKVVAHFGKLDILVNNAAIAVQGKLVDDPSLDTVNLDRQWQINVLGAVATTRAAAPVLPEGGRIIFIGSLLGGHVPFAGAADYAGTKAAIAGYARGVARDLGGRNITVNVVQPGIMPTDMAAEVLGEGVPDAILDLHPIRRIATLEEVSATVCFLAGPNGGYITGSAIDVAGGLSI, encoded by the coding sequence GTGCAAAAATTACTGACAGGCAAGGTTGCACTCGTCACTGGTGGTTCACGCGGGCTCGGCGCCGCCGTAGCACAAGCGCTCGCTGATCAGGGGGCGGATGTTGCGATCAGCTACGTTGCATCGGCTGCGAAGGCCAACGCTGTCGTCGAGAGTTTGAAGGCCAAGGGTATCCGAGCGTTTGCTATCCAGAGTGACCAGGCCGACATGGCTGCAGCCAAGCCATTAATCGACAAGGTGGTCGCTCATTTCGGCAAGCTCGATATTCTCGTCAATAATGCAGCGATCGCCGTTCAGGGCAAACTGGTCGACGATCCCAGTCTCGACACAGTCAATCTCGATCGCCAGTGGCAAATCAACGTCCTGGGCGCGGTGGCCACCACGCGTGCAGCTGCGCCGGTACTGCCGGAAGGTGGCCGGATCATCTTCATCGGCTCCCTTCTCGGCGGTCATGTCCCATTCGCCGGTGCCGCTGATTATGCGGGAACCAAGGCCGCGATTGCCGGATATGCCAGGGGCGTTGCCCGGGATCTTGGTGGACGCAATATCACCGTCAACGTTGTCCAGCCCGGCATCATGCCGACCGACATGGCGGCAGAGGTGCTGGGCGAAGGTGTGCCCGACGCGATCCTGGACCTGCATCCGATCCGCCGGATTGCGACGCTCGAAGAGGTGTCGGCCACGGTCTGTTTTCTGGCGGGGCCGAATGGGGGCTATATCACCGGCAGTGCCATCGATGTGGCTGGAGGTCTGAGCATTTGA
- a CDS encoding LysR family transcriptional regulator, giving the protein MDRLQAMQVFRRIVELGGFGKAADDLGLPRATVSLLIQQLETHLGVQLLQRTTRQVRATLDGEAYYQRCGQLLDDLDDLESALSVQRSQPRGTLKVDMPIAFGCTWILPHLPDFYRRYPGLQLDVGFHDRQVHLQREGVDCAIRAGNVVDQALVARPIVRLQQLTCASPDYLARSGTPQRLEDLPEHRAINFASGNGRFFPFEFEVAGQLHELQLPGELTVNNADAYVTACEAGFGLIQVPRYHVQRQLAEGRLVQVLSEYAVPLWPISAVYPPHRQLSPRVRVFIDWVIERLHGVADVQGALMERV; this is encoded by the coding sequence ATGGATCGATTACAGGCAATGCAGGTGTTCAGGCGCATCGTCGAACTGGGTGGTTTTGGCAAGGCGGCCGACGATCTGGGACTGCCCCGGGCCACTGTCAGCCTGTTGATACAGCAGCTGGAAACCCACTTGGGTGTGCAGCTGTTGCAACGCACCACGCGGCAAGTGCGTGCGACCCTCGATGGCGAGGCCTATTACCAGCGCTGCGGTCAACTGCTCGACGACCTCGACGACCTCGAGAGCGCGTTGTCGGTGCAGCGCAGCCAACCGCGCGGCACCTTGAAGGTGGACATGCCCATCGCCTTTGGCTGCACCTGGATCCTGCCGCACCTGCCGGACTTCTATCGGCGCTACCCGGGACTGCAGTTGGACGTCGGTTTCCACGACCGGCAAGTCCATCTGCAGCGCGAGGGCGTGGATTGTGCGATCCGTGCTGGCAATGTCGTCGACCAGGCCTTGGTGGCACGGCCCATTGTGCGGCTGCAACAACTGACCTGCGCCAGCCCCGACTACCTGGCTCGTTCGGGCACGCCCCAGCGGTTGGAGGACTTACCAGAACATCGAGCCATCAACTTCGCGTCGGGCAATGGGCGATTTTTTCCTTTCGAGTTCGAGGTGGCGGGGCAGTTGCATGAGTTGCAACTGCCGGGCGAACTGACTGTCAACAACGCCGACGCCTACGTGACGGCCTGTGAGGCAGGATTTGGCTTGATTCAAGTACCGCGTTACCACGTTCAACGGCAGTTGGCCGAGGGACGGCTGGTGCAAGTACTGAGTGAATACGCTGTGCCGTTGTGGCCGATTTCAGCGGTGTACCCGCCGCATCGACAGTTGTCGCCGCGGGTGCGGGTGTTTATCGACTGGGTGATCGAGCGGTTGCATGGGGTGGCGGATGTGCAGGGGGCGTTGATGGAGAGGGTGTAG